Within Mytilus edulis chromosome 10, xbMytEdul2.2, whole genome shotgun sequence, the genomic segment ggacaaatcatgcgaaggatataacgagcaattttgtaaaataaatttgtcataatattttacggttgcgaaggagatgcgctaacaaggaaaacagtgtttggggagataactcctacaaagaaaagtattcgtttacgcagggtaaatttcaaaagcgcataaactgttcgatatcatataccaaatatctaagcgacatattgcgaaacaaatgtttatcgcaagaacaaaattaggcggaagaaaaaaaaaaaaaaaaaataatcagaagaaaaacaataggtctttccacagaaaagtggaaagacctaatgatAGGTCATTGTGCATTTTCTAAAGTTACagtttgtgacaaaatgacacattttgtatggattataaagaaaaaaatcatcaatatggGGTTAGAAGCTAAAATTTAATAGAATTGTGAAATAAAATACGAGAATATAGCTTTTACAATAtgttttgagaatatcaaaagaaaaggtAGGGTTACCGTACGTTTTACCCGGCTATAAAACAAAATAGGagaattccatgtagattccttcgaTAAATGCAATGtttcagagttacctccccttaaattGCCAATTTAGAAACATTACAAAACTAGCAAAAATAACCAACActtgtaaaaagataaatattaATAAGTTGCaatcttataaatttgttctttaaaaTGAAAGTTCACATCAATTATCTGTATTCCTGCCTCAAGTTTTGCTAACTTAATTGAAAATCTGTACCTtaggttctctgtttttttacaatccaagatggcgaaagacacccataccacgtTAATAATAGCGATGAACTGATAGTGGACAAACTTGATGTTTATTTACCTCTCTGATGTATAATGCAATTTTTACGTTAAAACAAATGCGTTTTGTATTTATTGTACTGATAAGCATCATGTGCTTAAAATAACTGAatcgattttttttctatacacaTATTGTAGAACTCCCCACACAATCGTAAATTTTAAGTCCTATCGATACAATATTGCTTAAATTAGCCTTACCAATTCTTTTGACAATACTATTATGACatacaaagtatttttttctgttttacttaACAAAATGTTTCTAACAATCAATCTTAACTTACCCTTTTTCACAAATGAATTGGAATAAAACTTTTTTACAATTAGCATCATTCCAATGCCAATGATAAAGGGCAGATAACTCTAAACAATTCTCGCCACTATCGTCAGAATTATTGGGCTCATTCGGGTACCAATTAGTATAAACTAATCCACTGCCGTCTGCCGACCATACCCAGCTACCTTCAGATTGGTCATCGGAACCTCCCATCCAAAAATCTAATTTGACGAAAGAGATTATATTTACCAGGTAATACACGTCCAATTTAATCgacattacatttttttctttgtcaCTCTGtttaaatagtgtttaaaatATAAGTGATTAAAAAACTATTTCAAATTAGATTAAACAGGTGGAAGAAAATTACGAAAAAATAAACGAATCCCCTTTCATTAATGCATTGCTAacaacataaacataaaattgcaAATCTAAAGGTTAAAAATCTCGTGTAATAAACTCATATATGCTTGACTTCATTGATATGCTGTTGGGGAGGACGCAAAAGGTTCAATTCCAGCGTACGTTAAAAAAACCAAGATGCATGCGACATCTAGAAACTGTACAAACTTCTCTGAATGTTACTGAACCAAGCCAACTTACAAAGACATACAAGTCAGCTGTATTAGCTATATCTAGTTATTATTAGAATGCTGCATTTTCCTGACAATCAACTGGTAAAACAAGTTCAGTTTGCCTATGCTATTAAGCAATTTCGAAATAACTTAAATCGAAATTTCATTTATAGTTTGCATTTGCTGTGGACAGCGACAGATAAAACGCTATCCATTGAAACTTTGAAACTACTTAATAAGACTTGGGACAGCAAGTTTCCATAACGAAATTTTATTGAATTCTATATAAGCAGAAAAATCATGCTAACTCGTTCCCTAATTCATTTTTGTTCATGAATACATACCACTGAATGTGAAGCACGTAGTCACAAGTAATTGAGGGTTGAGTGGAATACATCTTTCGTTTGCACATCATGGAAATAGTCggtgtacaaatgtataacatgtTCATATTCGTTTAGGAAATTAAAGTGAATGAATCGAGATAAGTCAACCCAATCATTTCATCGAAATCTCTTGTCGATGGGAAATGCTAAAAATCTCTGTTTTCCTTTTGTTTCACAGAAaaatattaacatatatatacattttttatatacatacttCTACCCAAAGGACTTGCATGTGTCATGATAAACTTTTGTTCCTCTGCATTATCAACTTTAACAAGATTAGCCTGATGAGTTTGACAGTATTTCTAAAAAACAACTAttgaattgaataaaataaatttcaaattgttaaaaaattgaagATTCTATAAAGTTATATACATGAGGTTCAATAACACTTGATTTGGTTAAATAAACCACTACAGTCATATAGCAGTCCAGTATTCAGTCTGTGGCATTCGTGAAATTGGAATGATGCAtttgttatctcccttattttatttttttagttctttACATTAAGTTTCCCTGCGATTtttgttgtcttttatttttcaatatttcttgtgttgattcaatgtaTCCTGGCTATCATATTTTGAagaacttcgtacttttttttataaactctAATTTGTGGTCTTGTCTTAGGATAAAGAAATTACATATACTGCGgctatataaaatttgatgtatcGCAGAGAAGTTATATACCGCCATTAATCGGAACTAAAATGGATGCTTTTGATggtaattcaaaatatttagaagtTGAGAAAAATGCTGCTGATTTTCTGTGGCAGGTTAGTTAACCCCCCGTACTTTTGGTTGcagtttataaataaaacaaaatttttgatatatgccAATAACAGCGCCATCCaacaatacaaaataattaatgaCATCTAGAGATCAACATGTGGTCTTCAACACCAGACAGATGACTTACAATACTTCAAACTTAGAATCGTCCCAAGttacaaaatgtaaacataaaacaatcagcatcaaaaagaaatgaaacatttgcaTAATATAACTGCTATCAAGGTCACCGCTATTGATGTTCAAGGCTTGAGATAGGCATCTTACAGCATTGCAGACtcatgaaatttataaatcgtgatgttttcatattttacatcaCTAGGTCGATACATTTGCTTGTGAACTATCAGTTTTCGAGGATATCATCAGCTCAGTTGTCTGTAATTCGGTACTGAAATTAAAGATTTATAACAATCCTTTCAAAATTTAGGgggtttataaattttgaaattacaaataatCAGACAGATTTGGCTTTTTTATAAGGTTATGTTTGGGCATATATTTCTTCAATTGTGCCGGTTCTTATAAatccttgactttcaaatatATTTGACTTTTAGCGTTCCAGATGAAGGTAAATAAAGATCAGCGCTTTAGCCGCATGAAagttataaaacgtgttgttttcttcttttcATCATCTTCTTCGTATCTATTATATGCTACGTTTTTGATGTCGGATTTTTAAAAGAGTTCGATGGTGTTGATACAAAATTGTTAGTGTTTATATCTAACTATTTTGATACAATGTTTGTTATatgatgaataataaaataaaacgcTTTCTCACCGATGCCTCATACCAATTTAATCTATCTGTGCTAAACAAGTAACACGAGTTATGTAACTTTATCCATCCTGTTTGACAGTCAGCTGTAAATATATCAGTTGCAATATTAAACAGTTTCAAACATTTCTTCAAGAGTCTTTATTTTGAGTTCATCGCAAATGACGAGCGCTatgtataaaattttataatgGAACACTCTTCTTCAAAGAACAGCCATCGTCTTATTAGGTTCAGATGCATctcaattattttatttggtaaataaGAAATGTCAGTATTGTCTGTGTGTTTGTTATGTCAAATTAAACTTTAGTTTTACAAACAGCTTCCATTTGCTCTTGATCAACTTTGTATTCTcgaattttaacaataaaaacttGTTCCAGCTGAATTATAAAACGTCAGTAGAAAATAATGATTACTATATACAATTGTGACATTTTTTAAGTGTGCATACATTTCAGGTTCAGATGCACAGAATGGTGTTAACATGATTTTACATATTATGTTTGAATCTTTACCACAAGAATAAACATGTAACATATCAATTCGAAAAGTGTGTCTGGTCGAGTGACCCCAATCGCTTGAGACACTGATGTTTCAAGATTATctacacaattttaaaattaaatttggaGCATACTTTGATAAGGATTGACCAActttaataaataacaaaagtataatAGGTGAAAAGTGTGAACTAGAATGTAAACGTTAATCTGTTATGGCAAGATACTTACAACATAGTTTACATGTAGCcttgcaaaacatttttaagtcGGTATTACATGCAGTCTTATCACACGTGAGACGAGAATCATCAACACAGGATTGTTGTACAGCTTGGGTCCTTGATATTGCTGAAAACACAATCATTACTTTAACATGTTTGAAGTGGTGATGCAAGTTTATATCGCGAAAGTTTCTATGTATCTTGCATTGGCGTTtgattttgttgcacttcagtgtttctgttgttccgttgtttttcctcttatagttgatgtaattccctcggttt encodes:
- the LOC139492334 gene encoding perlucin-like protein, encoding MTEYKSLTVIFFTVVLCAISRTQAVQQSCVDDSRLTCDKTACNTDLKMFCKATCKLCSDCQTGWIKLHNSCYLFSTDRLNWYEASKYCQTHQANLVKVDNAEEQKFIMTHASPLGRNFWMGGSDDQSEGSWVWSADGSGLVYTNWYPNEPNNSDDSGENCLELSALYHWHWNDANCKKVLFQFICEKGAVGLQPIIG